The Rhododendron vialii isolate Sample 1 chromosome 6a, ASM3025357v1 genome includes a window with the following:
- the LOC131330526 gene encoding uncharacterized protein LOC131330526 isoform X1, whose translation MNQHHYSPVPPSMEKIKTKGKLKLFLCCSSIELKGKKNKNSTEESSPDNEHEEIFTAVFGEKSKRSFACICCSSVEAGSTKSSPPSPRNGSTKSSPPSPRNDLPQKKGDLVTW comes from the exons ATGAATCAGCATCATTACTCACCAGTGCCACCATCCATGGAGAAGATCAAAACCAAAGGCAAGCTCAAACTCTTTCTCTGTTGCTCCAGCATAGAgctgaaagggaagaagaaTAAGAACAGTACAGAGGAATCGTCTCCCGATAACGAGCATGAGGAAATTTTCACAGCAGtttttggggaaaaaagtaAACGCTCGTTTGCCTGTATCTGCTGCTCGTCGGTTGAAGCAGGGTCAACGAAATCCTCCCCACCATCTCCGCGCAATG GGTCAACGAAATCCTCCCCACCATCTCCACGCAATG ATTTACCTCAGAAGAAGGGCGACTTGGTCACGTGGTGA
- the LOC131330526 gene encoding uncharacterized protein LOC131330526 isoform X2 yields MNQHHYSPVPPSMEKIKTKGKLKLFLCCSSIELKGKKNKNSTEESSPDNEHEEIFTAVFGEKSKRSFACICCSSVEAGSTKSSPPSPRNDLPPKKGDLVTW; encoded by the exons ATGAATCAGCATCATTACTCACCAGTGCCACCATCCATGGAGAAGATCAAAACCAAAGGCAAGCTCAAACTCTTTCTCTGTTGCTCCAGCATAGAgctgaaagggaagaagaaTAAGAACAGTACAGAGGAATCGTCTCCCGATAACGAGCATGAGGAAATTTTCACAGCAGtttttggggaaaaaagtaAACGCTCGTTTGCCTGTATCTGCTGCTCGTCGGTTGAAGCAGGGTCAACGAAATCCTCCCCACCATCTCCGCGCAATG ATTTACCTCCGAAGAAGGGCGACTTGGTCACGTGGTGA